From the genome of Canis lupus familiaris isolate Mischka breed German Shepherd chromosome 20, alternate assembly UU_Cfam_GSD_1.0, whole genome shotgun sequence:
CTGGCGGTGCTGCTGGATGAAGTCCTCAGGAGAGCTGGCCCACGGAGGCAGCACCACGTCGCCCACCTTCTCGTTGGTCAGCTGGAGGCAGCCCAAGTCGAAGCCTGGCACAGAGGACTGGGTCAGCTGTCTCCCTGTGCCATCTTCACGTGCTCCCTGGCCACCCCCCTGTGCGCTCTGTCCCCAGCTCTCACCGTTCTGGTTTTCCAGGAAGTCGGGGAAGTAGAAGAACTCTGGGATGAGCTCCTTCACATCAGCAGGGCTCTCCAGGCGGGCCTGCCAGGCTGCTGCCACTGAGTGGAACTGTCGGTCGGAGCAGTCAAAGCTGCAGGAAGGGCACAGGCCAAAGTGAGGTGGGGAGAATGAAGTCAAGGAAGGAGAGCTGTAGCTGGGGGAAAGAAGGGAACCTACTCCCATCATCTGCagcagcccacccccacccttgccATCTGCCAGCCCCGCCCTGGGCCGCACCGGCCACTCTGCAGCTGGACATGCAGGGAGGTGAAGGGTTCCACGCGGATGAGGTAGTGCATCACGCCTGCGGCGTTGGAATAGTGGGTGCCATAGTGGAACTTGTCAATGGTGCCCGCTGGGTCCTCGAAGCTCTCGTACCTGGAGCCACAGTTAGAGGGGAGTCAGCAGGAGCCCTGCCCTCACCCATCCCGACCCTCAAGCCCGACCTTGCCCACATGCTCACTTCTCCCTCACGAGTTGGGCGTGCTTGGGATTCACCACACCGATGGGCTTGGACAGGTCGCGGAAGACGGCCGGGTTGCTGAGGTCCAAAGTTGGGGACACGTAGTCCTGCAGGACCCAGGGGAACTGGCCACCCACCCATGAAGGAGCTGCATGAGGGTCCTGATGGCCTACCtgcccagcctgccctgccctcaccctcAGGAAGATGGGCAGAGCCGAAGgcaagggggggagggggcagggtgcaCCACTTGGAGGGACCCAGGGAGGCAGGCCAGAACAAGATTCCCTTCAGGGAGAACAGAGGCCAGGGGGGTATGTTGGGTGCGGGGAGAGGCAGCACCCGCCCAGAGGCAGGCTCAGGGCTTGGCCCACCATCAGCGCCTACACTGGAGTGAAGCAGGGTTGGCAGaccagaggggcaggggtggagatAAGGAGTGGCTCCTCACCACAGGGTACTGAGACAGGTCATTGTAGGTCCGCCCCGCAATGGTGTTGAGTTGCATCAAGTACTCGAAGTTGGAAATCTCACGCTGTACCCATttctgggggggcaggggcaggcaaGAGGTGAGTCAGCTGGACTGTCCAGCACTCCTCCCAACCACAGGACCCTGGCCTTGCCCCCCTGCCTCCTCACACTCGAGGTCTCTCACCTGGGTGAGGCCGGAGGCACGCAGCATCTCCTGGGGGGAGCGGCTGCTTAGGTAGCCTTGGGCCGGGGGTCGTAGGCGCAGGAGCAACGAATACATCTGGTTCCGTAcctgggtgtggggtgggatggggtagggttggggcctgggggcctggcaaGGAGACGAGGCTATGGCCCCGCCCACCTTGCACGGGAAGTTGAGGAAGTAGTTGGCTTGATCAATGAAGAAGAGCTCGAGTGCTGAGCGGCGCAGGTTGAAGCGGCGCAGGTGGACCTCTCGCAGCTGCGTGAGCGGGCGCCGGAAGTCGTGGCCGATGCCTGTGCGGATGGACATGGGTGCAGCAGTCACTCACCCTGGCCCCACCAGGCCCCAGCCATCCCCTGCTGTCCTAACCAGCTCTAGTAGGACGCACCCTCCTCCGTTTCCACACGCTCGGCGCTGCCATCATAGAAGTACACGTGCTGTGTGGTGATCTCCAGCAGCCCTGGGATCACAGCCACCACCGTGACCAGCTGACACTCGGCTGAAAGCACCAGCTTCTCATGTTGCTCATCCAGTTCCACTGCCTGCATCCTGGGGGCCACACCGACTTCAGGCTCAAGGCTCTAGGACCCCCTTCCGGATAAGCCCAAGACCACACTCCGGTGCCACCAGGTCATGGGGTACATTCTCTCATGCTTCCCAGAAGAGAGGAACTGTCCAGGGTCCCAGTGCCCACTGACCCCAGTCCCCACCCCAAAACTGGGCCTCTGAGTGTCTTGCCAGGACACCAGCTCCTAACCCTGGCCCATTCAGCCCCTGCCCACTCCCTTGGGGCCCCGTGTTGATCTGGTTTGTGTTTCTCAGTCCTGGCCTGGGGTGCCTAGTGATCAAAGAGCCACTGCCACTTCTGCTAGacagctctccccacccccaccccccacatcccACCTGATTTTGGACAGTCCCTTCacggtgttttgtttgtttgtttgttttaaagattttatttatttattcatgagagacacagagagatagagatataggcagatataggcagagggagaagcaggctctctatggggagcccgatgcgggactcaatcccaggactccgggattaccACCTGaactggaggcagatgctcaaccgctgagccacccagggctcccccctTCAGGGTGTTTACCCCTGTCCCAGGAAAGGAAGCGACTCGGGAGTCAGTCCCACAGTGGGCACGTGTCCACTGGAGTAGGccccctgctccccgctcccCACTCTCCTGGTTGCACTCTCCCAGCCCCACTCACGCTTTCTCTAGCGCAGCCAGCTCTTCCTCGCTCAGCTGGTCTTCCTGCAGCTCCTCGGGTAGAGTGCTGACTTTGGCCTCCTTGGTCACCGCTAGAGGCAGCGAGGCCTCCTCTGTAGGTGTCAGGGGGCCCTCACCTGCAGTGCGCCCAAGGGTGTTCAGTcagagctgggcagggcagggctgacGAGGTTGGGCAAGATCCAGCTCAGGGCACCCTTTCTCACCCAGGTTGTCCCGCAGAGCGCTGGCTTCCAGGTGCGGGTTGAAGTGGTGGTTGGGCACTAGCTTCAGACGCATGCGCGAGTACGTCTCGGCGCTGGACAGCTTCCAGCGCGGAACAGGTGGGTCCCTGCAGGTGCGTCCAGGAGGGTGGTCACGGGTGGGCACGGCAGTCCGTGAAGTCCCCATCCCTCCCGGGCCTCACCCCAGGCgcagcccctcccaggccccaccTCAGGGCCCAGGCCCCACAGGGGCTGGAGAGCTGCCGCCACAGCGCCCCCCAGTGCAGCAGGGCGGTGGACTGCTGCGCTGCCTGCTGCTTCACCGCGGCCCCGTAGCGCAGCCCTTCCAGGCGCACCCGCCTCTGCGCGGGTTCCAGCACcagctcctgggggtgggggacggagGAATGGGGTCAGTCCTGCCGGCGGCTTCCGGACCCACCAGCCGTCCTCTGGGCGCAGGAGTGGGGCGGCTCCCCATCCTGGCCGCAGGCTGCCCACCTGGAAGGCCCGGCGGCCCTGTGTCCGCTCCCGCTGGCGCCGCTGTCCACTACTCATGAGCGTGTCGTAGCAGGCGTTCCAGAAGCCCGACATGAGGTCGTGGCTCTTCGCGTACGTGTCCATCTCGAACTGCGACATGGTGGGTTGTACCTGCAAGAttgggcagggagaggagatCAGCGCTCGgtgcggggccgggcgggggcgggggggtccccaTGTCTCTTCCCGCCCCGCCACCTCCAGGCACCTGCTTATCGATGAAGTGGCGCCATTCAGGTGTGGCACAAAAGGCCTGGAAGTCCTCAAAGAAGGTGGGGCTACCGTTGGTGGGTGGCAGGGAAGGCAGTCCCCACTGGAGCCCCAGCGGCCCATAGGCACGGTCCAGCAGCGTCCGCACCAGAGGTACCAGCCACGAGCAGCGTTcagtggcagcagcagctgcaCTTGGGGACTCCTTGTCCTGGGTGGTCGTTTTTGAGGGGGAGGTGTTCAGCGCCCGCGCCAGGGCCGCTTCCAGCTTAGACAGCACATAGCAGGCCTCTTCCCGCCGCATGGGCACTGTGGTCTGCAGCAGTGAGTGCAGCTTCACATAGGCCTGGGCGTGCAGCTGTGGGCAGCAGGGGGTGTGAGTGGCACCCAGCCACTTCCCAGGCTCCCCACACCTGCCACTGCGGAACCAACCCACCCGGTGCTCACCTGTGGGTCCTCCAGCAGGATGTAGCCAAGCACTAGGCGCAGGCCAATCTGTGCCATCTCTCGGAGATCCGCTGTGCCATtggccaggtgaggccaggctCCCAGGCGGTCAAGCAGGCTGCACACTCCTTCAAAGAGCTACAGCCCAACATATTCCAAGCAGCCATCATCAGAGGAAGCCAGAAGCCCATGGGGAGGGAGCAAGGTAAGGTTTAGTCTGGGGGCCAGGTGGGGTTTGCACACACAGACACCATGCTGATGCACCCATGAATGTGCCTGTGCACTCCTCCACCTCCCACACCAGATGCCTGCGGGCTCACGTGAACACGTGGACTCGTGTGGCTCACAGGCCTCTGAGCTGCCGCACCTTCTCACTCCACAGCTCCTGGTTACCGTGGCCCTCTGCGCACAGGAAGTCCTGCAGCAGGCGCAGCAGCCAAAGCGCCTGCTGGGTAAGGCTGGCCAGGACTCCAACGGGGGCCTCTTTGATGTCGGTCAGGGCTGATTCAAGCATCATctccaggaggctggggaggggcgaGAGACTCAGGTGTCTGCCCGACTGCCTTCTCTGCCCTCAGGCTCCTCAGGGAACCCTCACTCCCCCGAGTGGCCTCCTTACCTGCGCTTGATGCAGTCCGGTGGCCGCACAAGCGTAGCAGAGGCCCCCAGCTGGGTGAGCACCGAGAACACCTGGCCGCGCTCCCGCCAGGCGGCCTCATCACTGCCTTCCACACCACGCCATGTCACCGAGAACAGCACGTTGGTGAGCAGGTTGCACAACTCCTCCTCAGAGGTTTGCTGTGGGCACAGATGCGaggtgtggggtgggtggggaagggagggaactGCTGACTCTCACGCTCTCCCTGTGGAGCACCCCTTGCCAACCACTACTGGGTGTCCCTACTAGGAGGGACAGCCCTTGGCCAACAGACAGCCTGGGGCCTAGAAAAAAGGTGTAGAGAGGACTTAGCCACTGCTTGAATTCCAGGGAGAATCCTGAGATTTCAGTGACTTGTCAGAGGAGATGAGGTGGTTCACAAAATTACCCCACGGTTCTCACAGGCCTCATGAATTGTCCTGGAATTCTCTGGAAAATGCCTTAGTATAAGCAGAGATCCCTCCCCCAACCTGGAAACACAAGGCAGATCCCTTAGAGTGATGCTGCCCAGAGACCCTGTAAAGTCTCTGCCCTCCAGGCTCTCTTAAGGACTCTCCAGAGCCTGGCTGGTGTCCTGACCCTGGCCTGACATCATTTGTCCTATTCTGGGACCCCGTCAGGAACACAACTGCCGCTAAGAGCTAGCAGGGGCAGCACCCATGCCAACTGGGTGAGAGCTAGAGCCGCGATGTCAGATAGTACCCTACCCATAGAAAGGTCATACTGCGTGCCCTGGGTCCCAGAGGGGTCTCTCAGAACCGCCCAGTGGCACAGGGAGGACTCGTCTCACCTGAGGGTTGCTGGCATTTGAGGCATCATCCCCACTGGTGGTGGGCTCCGGGAGGCTGCCATCCTCCAGCACATTGGAGAGACTGGAGCTATGGCGGCCGTGGGCAACAGGGAAGGGCCGGGGCCCGTCCAGCGGGGACGGTGTgccaggctggctggctggagtaAGAGTCCCACTGCCGCTGCCACCACCCCCGCCGGCAGTGTTGCATGAACCCACGCTGGCCCGTTCCAGGCCCAGGTCAAAGGGTATACAAAATGGGGAGAGAGCATGATAAAAGGTGtcagggtcagggctgggggtCTCTGAGGGCAAGAAGACATCCGAAGTCTCAGGTGACTCGGTGGGTGGCTTGCATAGGGCTGGCtctggggagaagggcaggggacTGGCAACTGTGGTGGCCTCCAGGACGTACAGCCGGGTCAGCACATCCTGCCAGCCAGCCTGTCGGGCCAGCAGCCGCACTATGTCTGGCTGTCCATAGATGAGGTGGAAGAGCTGCCGGGCCAGGGCACAGCAAGTCAGGGATTCATCTGGCGGTCTGCCTccagaccccccaccccagggcctttgcaggGAGGCCTCCAGAGAGCCTTCATCACCAGCAGGTGAAGTGAAGCCCCCAGGGTCGAAGCCCCCTTTTCTGCAAGCTTTCACCTCCCAGACTCACCTGGCGACAAACGTCCAGGCGGACGCTGAGGTCGGCTTGGAGGGATAGCTGCACCACGGCCAAGAGATCAGAGAGGTTCACGCAATCTGGAAGGGTGGTCAGAGAGGCCCTGAGGAGCTGAGCCCCGAAGGGGACCTTGCTCCCCCTTTGGCTCAGCCCTGGCCCCCCGTGCCGATGCCTTCCCTACATCTGCCTGCTCTGTTTCCTGGACCTGTCTTACCCTTCCACCTGGCCTGCCTCCTGGCCCCCACCAGGTTGTACCTGCCCCCAGGAACAGCTTGTAGAGGCCCTGGCAGAGCTGGGGGGAGGCAGCCCCCTCTGGCAGGCAGGCAATGAGACCCTGGAGACTGTATTCTCGCAGCCGAAGCCGCTGACGGCTCCGCTCAGGTAAGCGCTCATTCTGCTGCAGTTTGCGCAggatctggggggagggggagggaggatcaCAGGGGGTTTGTCATCATGAGGAAGGAGTTACTGGAGGAGGGAAGTCACCACGTAGGTCTGTGGCTCCGAGAGGGACCTGTTTCACCTCCCTGGCCCTTGGGGAGGGGCCCCGGCAGATGGAATGCTAGGGTCAGCGCAGGCTGGCTGTACCTTGCAGACTCGGTCGGGCAGCAGGGGCAGTGACCTCGGCTGCACTAGCAGAGCCAGCAAGACCTCCAGGTTCCCTTGCTCCAACAGGAAGATGGCCAGAGACTCCTGTGCTGGTGAGCCCTGCAGCAGTGCCAGTAGCAGGTCCAGAGCACCCACCACCTGGGGACACAGTCTCATTCTGGGCTGGCTGCTCCCCTCAGCGTAGccacaccccacccctcacccaagCCTCACCCTCACCACCCTCCAGCCTACCTGGCCATCATCACCTGCAGCCACCAGAAAGCTAAGCACAACCTGCATGTCATCAGTGGCAGAGCTCCGAACCAGCAACTCCCGCACCAGGCCAAGGAGTGAGGTCTGCACGGTGTGCACATCGTCAGCCGCTAGGGGGTGCTCCCGCTGTGGGCTGAGCCGGTCCCAGCAGGCACAGCCACCCAGGACCAGGagaaggcaggggaagggggggagagagcagggagagtggcaggtgAGCTGGGGGACCGAAGCACATTTCCAAGGTCAGAGGCAGCTGTGTGGGCCCCATAGCTTGTCTGCCCCCGCCAGCCTCACCTGTAGTGGGTGCGCAGCGCATCCAGGATGAACTGAACCCCATACTTCTTCCGCAGCTTCTGTCTGTGTTCCCGGACTATGCTAGACATGTACTGGATGTGGCCTGAATGGGCATCATCAGAGGACTCAGGCCACCAGGTATCCCTCTAGGACAGGGCCATGTCCCTGCCAGATCTCCCGGGGGGAGGGTTACGTTCCCCCTCAGATGCTCTAGAGCAGATACGTCTCCTCAGATTGCCTGGAGCGGGGTTATCGCTTCTCAGAAACtctacccccccgccccgcctctccCGGTGGCATCCCCTCCTCCGAGTCCCCACACCTACCAAGGCGCACGGCAAAGTCACTGGGGCTCCAGAGGTGGAAGTTGAAGAGCAAATGCTGGTAGAGCAGGTACAGGAGGGGCCCACTGCCCTCTGCTGCCACCTGCTCCATCAGCAGCTGGGCAGACATGAGCACGTTCATGTCCATGGCCCAGCTGGGAACCTGGAGTGGAAGGAGCCAGGGTGAGGTGGCAGGCCCGGGCCGCGTgccactgagcctcccagcaCCCACCCTGCCCCGCACAGGCGGAGGGGTGCGAGCACCCTGCCTGCTCAAAATCCGTCTGCAGCTCCCGGCTGCCTCTGAGGTACAAGCTTCCCAGACTGCTGTGCGGGTCCCCTGCCCCAGTGGGTGCTGGCACTTCCACCAGACCCTGTCAGCCGAACCCTGCCAAGCCTGGCAAGGCCCCGCTCTGATGCCACCACCTCTCCCAGGAGGCTCTCCCTGAGGACGCAGGTTCCCCTTCACCCAGTCCCCTCGGTCAGACAGCGCAGCACCCAGCCCGCCCTACCTTACGCAGGAGGGCCCCAATGATGGCAGGCCCCTGGCACTGCACCAGGCTCTCCTGGTTCACAGCATGGCCCTGCAGGAAGTTCCGCAGCATCAGCAGAAAGGCAGCCACGGCATTCCTCTCCATGCGCACCTCTACTGGCCACCAGGAAGGGGACAGATGTGTGTCAAGGGCCTGCCAGTGGCAGAGACCTCAAGCACGCCAGCCTTCTTATCATGCCAGGATGCTCTCGCCACCCTAACCCAGGCACCAGGGCTTCTTACCTGAGGACTTGcccagtgggagaagcaggccctgggtATTGTGGCCAGAGGTCAGTTCAGGCCCCACAAGGTCATGTGTCTCGGCTGGACCTGCCTCGGCCTCTTGGGGCTGTGAGGCCACTCGCTCCAGCAGGGGCAACAGGGCAGCCATGCCTCCCACACAAGTCACCACGTCCTAGGGGAAAGGCTAGCTGTATGAGGGCAGCTCCGAGCCATTTCCTGCCCCACTCTGCCATAGCAGGCTTTCCCGGCTGGGAAGCTGGGTCCAGGGGAGGTGGCTTCCCCAAAGACCTTCCAGGGCATGGTGTGGCTCCCCAGCCCGCCCTGCACACACACGTGCCCgtgctcaggctccctgcactccctgcccgtgcacacacacaccttcacGTCCCAGGTCTCCACCCTGTGGCCCGTCAGGCGGCCATCCAGCCCATGGCCAGGGGACAGGTCCAGGCAGATGTTATTCCTacaggcctgggggcagggggtgggcaggtggCAAGGGTCAGGTGGAAGGCAAGGCGGCACATGGAGTGTGGGGGCCAAGGGCAAGGTAGTAGGGTCGAACCAGTTGCCCCCCCACCTGATACCTGAGGTGAGTAATGGAGGAGCAGCTTGGTGCTAAGCTCATGCAGCTCACTCTCGGGCTTGAAGGGTGCCACCTCATTGggccctggggggaggggtgggcagagggcttCAGAGCTGGCTGGGCCTCTGGCCAAACCCCATCCAGAGCCTCCCTCTTCTCTTGGCCGATCAGAGGACATATACCCCCAGGGGTGCCTTCTTCCTCCTAGATCCCTGAGCACTTTATGAGCCCCGACTAcccggggctggggcagggcccagTGGGTGGGGGTGCTCACCCAAGGTGAACAGGGCCCGCAGGGCCGCTGGCGGCAGCACTTCATGGAAGATGACTATGGTCCCTAGCTCCCCCTCCAGGGATGTGGGGCTGCCCCACCGAGTGTCCTGTGTGCCTGCAAGGGTGGAGCTGATGGTGCCCTCCTGCAGGGGGGCCACCAGTCCAGACCCCCAGCCAAGCCCTGCGGTGGCTGGGACTGACTGGGAGCGGGAAAAGGAGGGATGCGCGTGAGCCAGGGCAGCAGGGACCGGTGGCGTGGGTGGCCCCGTGGTGGTGGTCGTTGTGCGGTGCCCAGCGGAGCCGATGCAGCAGGAGGAGAAAGGCTGCGGGGCCAGGGTTGGGGAAGTGGTCAAGTCACAGCAAAGCCTGAGGTTCCACCTGCATCCAGGTCCTCACAgagaccccccccgccccccgccacggCTGCACAGACCCCAGAGGCTGAAGGTTGAGGCCTACATGGCAGAGGCGGGGGGAACACTGGGGCTCCAGGCTTCACCCTCTCCAAGATGCCCCAGCTCCCCAAGGCCTCCCCAAACCCTGCATGGCACACCTCACTGAGAGAGGGGCAGCGAAGGGGCGCCGTCTGGACCAGCTGGCCATCTTTGTAGACGTGGACCAGGTTTTGGCTGAAGGGCCGGCGCCCAGGCACATGGACGATGGCCACACAGTGCTGGAAGAGAAGCCACAACATCAGGCTGCGGGCCGGCACCTGGCGTCCCCTCCGCCCCGGACCGTACGGGAGAGAGGCTCACCCAGGCAGAGTCGGCAAAGGACACCTCAGGCAGGCTCATGGTCAAGTACTCCTTCCGGGTACACACGGCCACCACGAGCGTGCCGGCTGCTGTGAAGAAGGCCTCAAACCCCGAGCCGCTGCTGGTGAAGAAGCTGCGGGGGCCAGGCGAGCCCGTTAGTCCGCTGCTCGCCCACTCGCCCTGCCACGGCCCCCGCTCCCGGCAGCCACCCACCTGTACAGCTGCTTTCGCTGGGGTGGCCGGGAGGGGGCCGGGCCAGGGGCCGCGGCCACGGGGTGCAGACAGAGCCAGGCGTGGAAGGTGAAGCCGGGTCCCGGCCATCGCTGCACGGGCGGCACCATGATACCCGCCATGCCGGGCGTCAGGTCGAAGTAGTGTAGGGCGCGCGCGCCGCCCTGGTGCCGGGCCATGCCCGATAACGCGCGGATGACGGCACCGGCGTGTCTGGCGTTCCCGGCCTCGGCCCCAGCCGGCCCGGAGTCCAGTCCTGCGGGGGGGCGTAGCAGGCAGCGCAGCTCCAGGGGCCTTAGAGACACGCGGCCCAGCGCTTGCAGCAATGCCAACAGCTGCTCCTGGCAGTGGGCCCCCAAGGCTGCCCCCGCGCCGAGTGTCTCCAGCAGGTGGCCCACCAGGCCTGCCTGCACGCACGTGGCCCTGCTGGCAGGGCAGCTGTCACAGAGCCACCGAAGGCGTTGTGCGAGGAAGAGCCGCAGCTCCGCCGTGGGCAGCGCCGGCAGCCACTGCATCAGCATCAGTACCGGCTGCTCGTTGAGGATTGGTGGCGGC
Proteins encoded in this window:
- the NBEAL2 gene encoding neurobeachin-like protein 2 isoform X4; protein product: MAASERLYELWLLYYAQKDLGYLQQWLKAFVGAFEKSISLSSLEPRRPDEAGAEVPLLPPDALHVLAEQLDEGDLEQALVLLKLFIILCRNPENVEAGWGQVLVPRVLALLRKLSTELKGAPGSQEGQGPQLESVALHALLLCEGLFDPYETWRRQHSGEVISSREKSKYKFPPAALPSEFGAFFQESLQDADGLPPMLLLRLVHLFGAVLAGGKENGQMAVSAGSVQGLLGVVRGWDHGPAQDPRLVPLALEALVGAVHVLHASRTPPRGPELRTLLEGYFRILNADWPAGPSPGPEEALVTLRVSMLDAIPRMLVCEDRPVLQATFLSNNCFEHLTRLIQNSKVLDQDTDAIAVHVVRVLTCIMSGSPSAKEVFKERIGFPHLHEVLQSHGPPTHRLLQELLNMAVEGDHSICPPPPILNEQPVLMLMQWLPALPTAELRLFLAQRLRWLCDSCPASRATCVQAGLVGHLLETLGAGAALGAHCQEQLLALLQALGRVSLRPLELRCLLRPPAGLDSGPAGAEAGNARHAGAVIRALSGMARHQGGARALHYFDLTPGMAGIMVPPVQRWPGPGFTFHAWLCLHPVAAAPGPAPSRPPQRKQLYSFFTSSGSGFEAFFTAAGTLVVAVCTRKEYLTMSLPEVSFADSAWHCVAIVHVPGRRPFSQNLVHVYKDGQLVQTAPLRCPSLSEPFSSCCIGSAGHRTTTTTTGPPTPPVPAALAHAHPSFSRSQSVPATAGLGWGSGLVAPLQEGTISSTLAGTQDTRWGSPTSLEGELGTIVIFHEVLPPAALRALFTLGPNEVAPFKPESELHELSTKLLLHYSPQACRNNICLDLSPGHGLDGRLTGHRVETWDVKDVVTCVGGMAALLPLLERVASQPQEAEAGPAETHDLVGPELTSGHNTQGLLLPLGKSSVEVRMERNAVAAFLLMLRNFLQGHAVNQESLVQCQGPAIIGALLRKVPSWAMDMNVLMSAQLLMEQVAAEGSGPLLYLLYQHLLFNFHLWSPSDFAVRLGHIQYMSSIVREHRQKLRKKYGVQFILDALRTHYSPQREHPLAADDVHTVQTSLLGLVRELLVRSSATDDMQVVLSFLVAAGDDGQVVGALDLLLALLQGSPAQESLAIFLLEQGNLEVLLALLVQPRSLPLLPDRVCKILRKLQQNERLPERSRQRLRLREYSLQGLIACLPEGAASPQLCQGLYKLFLGADCVNLSDLLAVVQLSLQADLSVRLDVCRQLFHLIYGQPDIVRLLARQAGWQDVLTRLYVLEATTVASPLPFSPEPALCKPPTESPETSDVFLPSETPSPDPDTFYHALSPFCIPFDLGLERASVGSCNTAGGGGGSGSGTLTPASQPGTPSPLDGPRPFPVAHGRHSSSLSNVLEDGSLPEPTTSGDDASNASNPQQTSEEELCNLLTNVLFSVTWRGVEGSDEAAWRERGQVFSVLTQLGASATLVRPPDCIKRSLLEMMLESALTDIKEAPVGVLASLTQQALWLLRLLQDFLCAEGHGNQELWSEKLFEGVCSLLDRLGAWPHLANGTADLREMAQIGLRLVLGYILLEDPQLHAQAYVKLHSLLQTTVPMRREEACYVLSKLEAALARALNTSPSKTTTQDKESPSAAAAATERCSWLVPLVRTLLDRAYGPLGLQWGLPSLPPTNGSPTFFEDFQAFCATPEWRHFIDKQVQPTMSQFEMDTYAKSHDLMSGFWNACYDTLMSSGQRRQRERTQGRRAFQELVLEPAQRRVRLEGLRYGAAVKQQAAQQSTALLHWGALWRQLSSPCGAWALRDPPVPRWKLSSAETYSRMRLKLVPNHHFNPHLEASALRDNLGEGPLTPTEEASLPLAVTKEAKVSTLPEELQEDQLSEEELAALEKAMQAVELDEQHEKLVLSAECQLVTVVAVIPGLLEITTQHVYFYDGSAERVETEEGIGHDFRRPLTQLREVHLRRFNLRRSALELFFIDQANYFLNFPCKVGGAIASSPCQAPRPQPYPIPPHTQVRNQMYSLLLRLRPPAQGYLSSRSPQEMLRASGLTQKWVQREISNFEYLMQLNTIAGRTYNDLSQYPVFPWVLQDYVSPTLDLSNPAVFRDLSKPIGVVNPKHAQLVREKYESFEDPAGTIDKFHYGTHYSNAAGVMHYLIRVEPFTSLHVQLQSGRFDCSDRQFHSVAAAWQARLESPADVKELIPEFFYFPDFLENQNGFDLGCLQLTNEKVGDVVLPPWASSPEDFIQQHRQALESEYVSAHLHEWIDLIFGYKQRGPAAEEALNVFYYCTYEGAVDLDHVVDERERKALEGIISNFGQTPCQLLKEPHPARLSAEEAAQRLARLDTNSPSIFQHLDQLKAFFAEVISEGVPLVLAVVPHRQSHSFTIQGSSDLLVTVSASGLLGIHNWLPYDRNINNYFSFNKDPTIGNPKMQRLLSGPWVPESGVSGQALAVAPDAKLLFSGGHWDGSLRVTALPRGKLLKQLNRHLDVVTCLALDTCGIYLISGSRDTTCMVWRLLQEGGLSVGLASKPVQVLYGHEAAVSCVAINTELDMAVSGSEDGTVIIHTVRRGQFVAALRPPGATLPGPVFHLALGSEGHIVVQSSARERVGAQVTYSLHLYSVNGKLRASLPLVEQPTALAVTEDFVLLGTAQCALHILHLNKLLPAAPPLPMKVPIRSVAVTKERSHVLVGLEDGKLIVVGAGQPSEARSSQFARKLWRSSRRISQVSSGETEYNPGEAR